The Hippoglossus hippoglossus isolate fHipHip1 chromosome 19, fHipHip1.pri, whole genome shotgun sequence genome has a segment encoding these proteins:
- the si:ch211-255p10.4 gene encoding serine/threonine-protein kinase BRSK2 isoform X5: MSKELSLGQSAQYVGPYRLEKTLGKGQTGLVKLGVHCITGQKVAIKIVNREKLSESVLMKVEREIAILKLIEHPHVLKLHDVYENNKYLYLVLEHVSGGELFDYLVKKGRLTPKEARKFFRQIISALDFCHSHSICHRDLKPENLLLDEKNNIRIADFGMASLQVGDSLLETSCGSPHYACPEVIRGEKYDGRRADVWSCGVILFALLVGALPFDHDNLRQLLEKVKSGVFHMPHFIPPDCQSLLKGMIEVNPEKRLTLEAIQKHAWYQGGRNEPCPEQPPPRRVCVRRILSLTELDPDVLDSMHSLGCFRDRVKLTRDLQCEEENQEKMIYYLLLDRKERYPSYEDEDLPPRNDVGQSLGGRRDPLEAGSCFSQPHVSEKQVHHTGRLVQYSADPPRKRVDSPMLTRHGRCRPERKSLEVLSVTEQGSPTPPRRALDTAAHSQRSRSVSGASTGLSSSPLSSPRSYQSPVFTFSQSDVTSATATLLTKETKQGTITTPRSARAHDKPKAPPNPKTQTLPSKGPADRPHLQPIKSLPLHNPSSRSPSPLLSPIPRFFFPSSSVLKSVTKSFYPNSAHSVPQVTPQGSPLPTPLGTPVHHPHHPSSTPPSSSSSSSSSRAEGGGGVGSLSLTPPSSPGGGSGMAASSSAHWRTRLNSFKNNLLGSPRFHRRKLQVPTSEDMSSLTPESSPELAKKSWFGNFIGLEKEEQIFVVIRDKPLSSVKADIVHAFLSIPSLSHSVLSQTSFRAEYKSSGGPSVFQKPVKFQVDIAFSEGERERDRERTEREGRRETGIYSVTFTLISGPSRRFRRVVETIQAQLLSSHDQPMGQALSDEKNGRPHGTPTRQNSRRSEGGGDRCEWGDRTDGGGIGGSGGVLQRRGSAKERTRLLSSNGTQSQP; this comes from the exons ATGAGTAAGGAACTGTCTCTCGGTCAGTCAGCTCAATATGTTGGGCCCTACAGACTGGAGAAAACGCTGGGGaagggacagacag GACTGGTCAAGCTCGGGGTCCACTGTATTACGGGTCAAAAGGTCGCGATCAAAATAGTcaacagagagaagctgtcgGAGTCGGTCTTGATGAAG GTTGAAAGGGAGATTGCCATTCTGAAACTGATTGAGCATCCGCATGTGTTGAAGCTGCATGATGTTTACGAGAATAACAAATACCT GTACCTGGTGCTGGAGCATGTGTCTGGAGGAGAGCTGTTCGACTACCTGGTGAAGAAAGGCCGGCTGACTCCGAAAGAGGCCAGGAAGTTCTTCAGGCAGATCATCTCTGCTTTGGATTTCTGCCACAGTCACTCCATCTG tcacAGAGACCTGAAGCCTGAGAACTTGCTCCTGGATGAAAAGAACAACATCCGAATCGCTGACTTTGGCATGGCCTCCCTCCAGGTGGGAGACAGTCTGTTGGAGACCAGCTGTGG aTCACCACATTATGCGTGCCCTGAAGTTATACGG GGGGAGAAATATGATGGGCGGAGAGCCGATGTGTGGAGCTGTGGGGTCATCCTGTTTGCTCTACTGGTG GGCGCCCTGCCTTTTGATCATGACAACTTACGTCAGCTCCTAGAGAAGGTGAAGAGTGGGGTGTTCCACATGCCCCACTTCATCCCCCCGGACTGCCAGTCTCTGCTCAAGGGTATGATCGAGGTCAACCCTGAAAAAAGGCTCACG CTCGAGGCCATCCAGAAACACGCCTGGTATCA GGGTGGTCGAAACGAGCCGTGTCCTGAGCAGCCTCCTCCcaggcgagtgtgtgtgaggcgaATCTTGTCCCTGACTGAGCTGGACCCAGATGTGTTGGACAGCATGCACTCGCTGGGCTGTTTCCGGGACAGAGTCAAGCTCACACGTGACTTGCAATGTGAAGA AGAAAATCAGGAGAAGATGATCTATTACCTACTGCTGGACAGGAAAGAGCGTTACCCCAGCTATGAGGACGAGGACTTGCCTCCGCGCAATGACGTAGGTCAGTCTTTAGGGGGCAGGAGGGATCCACTGGAGGCAGGGAGCTGCTTTTCTCAGCCTCACGTCTCAGAGAAGCAAGTGCACCACACTGGGAGGCTGGTGCAATACTCCG CAGACCCTCCTCGAAAGCGGGTTGACTCTCCCATGCTGACGCGCCACGGCCGCTGTCGCCCCGAGAGGAAAAGTCTTGAAGTGCTGAGTGTTACAGAACAGGGGTCTCCCACCCCGCCTCGCAGGGCCCTGGATACAGCTGCACACAGTCAGAG GTCTCGCTCGGTGAGCGGAGCCTCCACTGGTCTCTCCTCCAGCCCCCTCAGCAGTCCCCGG TCCTATCAAAGCCCCGTCTTcactttcagccaatcagatgtcACCTCCGCCACCGCTACCCTCCTCACAAAGGAGACCAAACAGGGAACCATCACCACACCTCGCTCAGCACGGGCTCACGACAAGCCCAAAGCTCCCCCCAACCCAAAGACCCAGACCCTGCCCAGCAAGGGACCCGCCGACCGACCCCACCTGCAGCCCATCAAATCCCTGCCTCTGCACAACCCATCCTCCCGCTCCCCCTCTCCGCTTCTGTCACCCATCCCCCGTTTCTTCTTCCCctcgtcctctgtccttaaGTCAGTGACTAAGAGCTTCTACCCAAACTCTGCCCACTCTGTGCCGCAGGTTACCCCCCAAGGCTCTCCACTGCCCACACCCCTGGGCACCCCTGTCCACCACCCTcaccacccctcctccaccccgccctcctcctcctcatcctcgtcctctTCGCGGGCGGAGGGTGGGGGAGGTGTGGGCTCGCTCTCGCTGACCCCGCCCTCCAGTCCAGGAGGGGGAAGCGGCATGGCGGCAAGCAGCTCTGCTCACTGGAGGACTCGTCTCAATTCATTCAAGAACAACCTGCTGGGCTCGCCGCGTTTCCATCGCCGCAAGCTGCAAG TTCCTACATCAGAAGACATGTCCAGTCTAACACCAGAATCTAGCCCTGA GCTGGCTAAGAAGTCATGGTTTGGAAACTTCATCGGCTtagagaaagaggagcagatcTTCGTGGTCATCAGAGACAAACCTCTTAGTTCTGTCAAAGCCGACATTGTGCACGCCTTCCTGTCT ATCCCATCGCTCAGTCACAGCGTCCTTTCCCAGACCAGCTTCAGGGCCGAGTACAAGTCCTCCGGCGGCCCCTCCGTCTTCCAGAAGCCCGTCAAGTTCCAGGTGGACATTGCCTTCtcagagggcgagagagagcgGGACAGGGAGAGGACCGAGAGGGAGGgcaggagggagacaggaaTCTACAGCGTGACGTTCACTCTCATATCAG GTCCAAGTCGCAGGTTCAGACGAGTGGTGGAAACGATTCAAGCCCAGCTTCTCAGCTCCCATGATCAACCCATGGGGCAAGCCCTATCTG ATGAGAAGAACGGCCGGCCCCACGGGACCCCCACCCGCCAAAACTCGAGACGCTCCGAGGGTGGGGGCGACAGGTGTGAGTGGGGAGACCGAACAGACGGAGGAGGCATCGGAGGCAGTGGGGGAGTTCTGCAGCGCAGAGGCTCAGCAAAAGAGAGAACCCGACTGCTGTCCTCCAACGGAACCCAGTCCCAGCCGTAG
- the si:ch211-255p10.4 gene encoding serine/threonine-protein kinase BRSK2 isoform X13 has product MSKELSLGQSAQYVGPYRLEKTLGKGQTGLVKLGVHCITGQKVAIKIVNREKLSESVLMKVEREIAILKLIEHPHVLKLHDVYENNKYLYLVLEHVSGGELFDYLVKKGRLTPKEARKFFRQIISALDFCHSHSICHRDLKPENLLLDEKNNIRIADFGMASLQVGDSLLETSCGSPHYACPEVIRGEKYDGRRADVWSCGVILFALLVGALPFDHDNLRQLLEKVKSGVFHMPHFIPPDCQSLLKGMIEVNPEKRLTLEAIQKHAWYQGGRNEPCPEQPPPRRVCVRRILSLTELDPDVLDSMHSLGCFRDRVKLTRDLQCEEENQEKMIYYLLLDRKERYPSYEDEDLPPRNDVDPPRKRVDSPMLTRHGRCRPERKSLEVLSVTEQGSPTPPRRALDTAAHSQRSRSVSGASTGLSSSPLSSPRVTPQGSPLPTPLGTPVHHPHHPSSTPPSSSSSSSSSRAEGGGGVGSLSLTPPSSPGGGSGMAASSSAHWRTRLNSFKNNLLGSPRFHRRKLQDLSPSVPTSEDMSSLTPESSPELAKKSWFGNFIGLEKEEQIFVVIRDKPLSSVKADIVHAFLSIPSLSHSVLSQTSFRAEYKSSGGPSVFQKPVKFQVDIAFSEGERERDRERTEREGRRETGIYSVTFTLISGPSRRFRRVVETIQAQLLSSHDQPMGQALSDPFPDEKNGRPHGTPTRQNSRRSEGGGDRCEWGDRTDGGGIGGSGGVLQRRGSAKERTRLLSSNGTQSQP; this is encoded by the exons ATGAGTAAGGAACTGTCTCTCGGTCAGTCAGCTCAATATGTTGGGCCCTACAGACTGGAGAAAACGCTGGGGaagggacagacag GACTGGTCAAGCTCGGGGTCCACTGTATTACGGGTCAAAAGGTCGCGATCAAAATAGTcaacagagagaagctgtcgGAGTCGGTCTTGATGAAG GTTGAAAGGGAGATTGCCATTCTGAAACTGATTGAGCATCCGCATGTGTTGAAGCTGCATGATGTTTACGAGAATAACAAATACCT GTACCTGGTGCTGGAGCATGTGTCTGGAGGAGAGCTGTTCGACTACCTGGTGAAGAAAGGCCGGCTGACTCCGAAAGAGGCCAGGAAGTTCTTCAGGCAGATCATCTCTGCTTTGGATTTCTGCCACAGTCACTCCATCTG tcacAGAGACCTGAAGCCTGAGAACTTGCTCCTGGATGAAAAGAACAACATCCGAATCGCTGACTTTGGCATGGCCTCCCTCCAGGTGGGAGACAGTCTGTTGGAGACCAGCTGTGG aTCACCACATTATGCGTGCCCTGAAGTTATACGG GGGGAGAAATATGATGGGCGGAGAGCCGATGTGTGGAGCTGTGGGGTCATCCTGTTTGCTCTACTGGTG GGCGCCCTGCCTTTTGATCATGACAACTTACGTCAGCTCCTAGAGAAGGTGAAGAGTGGGGTGTTCCACATGCCCCACTTCATCCCCCCGGACTGCCAGTCTCTGCTCAAGGGTATGATCGAGGTCAACCCTGAAAAAAGGCTCACG CTCGAGGCCATCCAGAAACACGCCTGGTATCA GGGTGGTCGAAACGAGCCGTGTCCTGAGCAGCCTCCTCCcaggcgagtgtgtgtgaggcgaATCTTGTCCCTGACTGAGCTGGACCCAGATGTGTTGGACAGCATGCACTCGCTGGGCTGTTTCCGGGACAGAGTCAAGCTCACACGTGACTTGCAATGTGAAGA AGAAAATCAGGAGAAGATGATCTATTACCTACTGCTGGACAGGAAAGAGCGTTACCCCAGCTATGAGGACGAGGACTTGCCTCCGCGCAATGACGTAG ACCCTCCTCGAAAGCGGGTTGACTCTCCCATGCTGACGCGCCACGGCCGCTGTCGCCCCGAGAGGAAAAGTCTTGAAGTGCTGAGTGTTACAGAACAGGGGTCTCCCACCCCGCCTCGCAGGGCCCTGGATACAGCTGCACACAGTCAGAG GTCTCGCTCGGTGAGCGGAGCCTCCACTGGTCTCTCCTCCAGCCCCCTCAGCAGTCCCCGG GTTACCCCCCAAGGCTCTCCACTGCCCACACCCCTGGGCACCCCTGTCCACCACCCTcaccacccctcctccaccccgccctcctcctcctcatcctcgtcctctTCGCGGGCGGAGGGTGGGGGAGGTGTGGGCTCGCTCTCGCTGACCCCGCCCTCCAGTCCAGGAGGGGGAAGCGGCATGGCGGCAAGCAGCTCTGCTCACTGGAGGACTCGTCTCAATTCATTCAAGAACAACCTGCTGGGCTCGCCGCGTTTCCATCGCCGCAAGCTGCAAG ATTTGTCTCCATCAGTTCCTACATCAGAAGACATGTCCAGTCTAACACCAGAATCTAGCCCTGA GCTGGCTAAGAAGTCATGGTTTGGAAACTTCATCGGCTtagagaaagaggagcagatcTTCGTGGTCATCAGAGACAAACCTCTTAGTTCTGTCAAAGCCGACATTGTGCACGCCTTCCTGTCT ATCCCATCGCTCAGTCACAGCGTCCTTTCCCAGACCAGCTTCAGGGCCGAGTACAAGTCCTCCGGCGGCCCCTCCGTCTTCCAGAAGCCCGTCAAGTTCCAGGTGGACATTGCCTTCtcagagggcgagagagagcgGGACAGGGAGAGGACCGAGAGGGAGGgcaggagggagacaggaaTCTACAGCGTGACGTTCACTCTCATATCAG GTCCAAGTCGCAGGTTCAGACGAGTGGTGGAAACGATTCAAGCCCAGCTTCTCAGCTCCCATGATCAACCCATGGGGCAAGCCCTATCTG ATCCCTTCCCAGATGAGAAGAACGGCCGGCCCCACGGGACCCCCACCCGCCAAAACTCGAGACGCTCCGAGGGTGGGGGCGACAGGTGTGAGTGGGGAGACCGAACAGACGGAGGAGGCATCGGAGGCAGTGGGGGAGTTCTGCAGCGCAGAGGCTCAGCAAAAGAGAGAACCCGACTGCTGTCCTCCAACGGAACCCAGTCCCAGCCGTAG
- the si:ch211-255p10.4 gene encoding serine/threonine-protein kinase BRSK2 isoform X12 yields MSKELSLGQSAQYVGPYRLEKTLGKGQTGLVKLGVHCITGQKVAIKIVNREKLSESVLMKVEREIAILKLIEHPHVLKLHDVYENNKYLYLVLEHVSGGELFDYLVKKGRLTPKEARKFFRQIISALDFCHSHSICHRDLKPENLLLDEKNNIRIADFGMASLQVGDSLLETSCGSPHYACPEVIRGEKYDGRRADVWSCGVILFALLVGALPFDHDNLRQLLEKVKSGVFHMPHFIPPDCQSLLKGMIEVNPEKRLTLEAIQKHAWYQGGRNEPCPEQPPPRRVCVRRILSLTELDPDVLDSMHSLGCFRDRVKLTRDLQCEEENQEKMIYYLLLDRKERYPSYEDEDLPPRNDVGQSLGGRRDPLEAGSCFSQPHVSEKQVHHTGRLVQYSADPPRKRVDSPMLTRHGRCRPERKSLEVLSVTEQGSPTPPRRALDTAAHSQRSRSVSGASTGLSSSPLSSPRVTPQGSPLPTPLGTPVHHPHHPSSTPPSSSSSSSSSRAEGGGGVGSLSLTPPSSPGGGSGMAASSSAHWRTRLNSFKNNLLGSPRFHRRKLQDLSPSVPTSEDMSSLTPESSPELAKKSWFGNFIGLEKEEQIFVVIRDKPLSSVKADIVHAFLSIPSLSHSVLSQTSFRAEYKSSGGPSVFQKPVKFQVDIAFSEGERERDRERTEREGRRETGIYSVTFTLISGPSRRFRRVVETIQAQLLSSHDQPMGQALSDPFPDEKNGRPHGTPTRQNSRRSEGGGDRCEWGDRTDGGGIGGSGGVLQRRGSAKERTRLLSSNGTQSQP; encoded by the exons ATGAGTAAGGAACTGTCTCTCGGTCAGTCAGCTCAATATGTTGGGCCCTACAGACTGGAGAAAACGCTGGGGaagggacagacag GACTGGTCAAGCTCGGGGTCCACTGTATTACGGGTCAAAAGGTCGCGATCAAAATAGTcaacagagagaagctgtcgGAGTCGGTCTTGATGAAG GTTGAAAGGGAGATTGCCATTCTGAAACTGATTGAGCATCCGCATGTGTTGAAGCTGCATGATGTTTACGAGAATAACAAATACCT GTACCTGGTGCTGGAGCATGTGTCTGGAGGAGAGCTGTTCGACTACCTGGTGAAGAAAGGCCGGCTGACTCCGAAAGAGGCCAGGAAGTTCTTCAGGCAGATCATCTCTGCTTTGGATTTCTGCCACAGTCACTCCATCTG tcacAGAGACCTGAAGCCTGAGAACTTGCTCCTGGATGAAAAGAACAACATCCGAATCGCTGACTTTGGCATGGCCTCCCTCCAGGTGGGAGACAGTCTGTTGGAGACCAGCTGTGG aTCACCACATTATGCGTGCCCTGAAGTTATACGG GGGGAGAAATATGATGGGCGGAGAGCCGATGTGTGGAGCTGTGGGGTCATCCTGTTTGCTCTACTGGTG GGCGCCCTGCCTTTTGATCATGACAACTTACGTCAGCTCCTAGAGAAGGTGAAGAGTGGGGTGTTCCACATGCCCCACTTCATCCCCCCGGACTGCCAGTCTCTGCTCAAGGGTATGATCGAGGTCAACCCTGAAAAAAGGCTCACG CTCGAGGCCATCCAGAAACACGCCTGGTATCA GGGTGGTCGAAACGAGCCGTGTCCTGAGCAGCCTCCTCCcaggcgagtgtgtgtgaggcgaATCTTGTCCCTGACTGAGCTGGACCCAGATGTGTTGGACAGCATGCACTCGCTGGGCTGTTTCCGGGACAGAGTCAAGCTCACACGTGACTTGCAATGTGAAGA AGAAAATCAGGAGAAGATGATCTATTACCTACTGCTGGACAGGAAAGAGCGTTACCCCAGCTATGAGGACGAGGACTTGCCTCCGCGCAATGACGTAGGTCAGTCTTTAGGGGGCAGGAGGGATCCACTGGAGGCAGGGAGCTGCTTTTCTCAGCCTCACGTCTCAGAGAAGCAAGTGCACCACACTGGGAGGCTGGTGCAATACTCCG CAGACCCTCCTCGAAAGCGGGTTGACTCTCCCATGCTGACGCGCCACGGCCGCTGTCGCCCCGAGAGGAAAAGTCTTGAAGTGCTGAGTGTTACAGAACAGGGGTCTCCCACCCCGCCTCGCAGGGCCCTGGATACAGCTGCACACAGTCAGAG GTCTCGCTCGGTGAGCGGAGCCTCCACTGGTCTCTCCTCCAGCCCCCTCAGCAGTCCCCGG GTTACCCCCCAAGGCTCTCCACTGCCCACACCCCTGGGCACCCCTGTCCACCACCCTcaccacccctcctccaccccgccctcctcctcctcatcctcgtcctctTCGCGGGCGGAGGGTGGGGGAGGTGTGGGCTCGCTCTCGCTGACCCCGCCCTCCAGTCCAGGAGGGGGAAGCGGCATGGCGGCAAGCAGCTCTGCTCACTGGAGGACTCGTCTCAATTCATTCAAGAACAACCTGCTGGGCTCGCCGCGTTTCCATCGCCGCAAGCTGCAAG ATTTGTCTCCATCAGTTCCTACATCAGAAGACATGTCCAGTCTAACACCAGAATCTAGCCCTGA GCTGGCTAAGAAGTCATGGTTTGGAAACTTCATCGGCTtagagaaagaggagcagatcTTCGTGGTCATCAGAGACAAACCTCTTAGTTCTGTCAAAGCCGACATTGTGCACGCCTTCCTGTCT ATCCCATCGCTCAGTCACAGCGTCCTTTCCCAGACCAGCTTCAGGGCCGAGTACAAGTCCTCCGGCGGCCCCTCCGTCTTCCAGAAGCCCGTCAAGTTCCAGGTGGACATTGCCTTCtcagagggcgagagagagcgGGACAGGGAGAGGACCGAGAGGGAGGgcaggagggagacaggaaTCTACAGCGTGACGTTCACTCTCATATCAG GTCCAAGTCGCAGGTTCAGACGAGTGGTGGAAACGATTCAAGCCCAGCTTCTCAGCTCCCATGATCAACCCATGGGGCAAGCCCTATCTG ATCCCTTCCCAGATGAGAAGAACGGCCGGCCCCACGGGACCCCCACCCGCCAAAACTCGAGACGCTCCGAGGGTGGGGGCGACAGGTGTGAGTGGGGAGACCGAACAGACGGAGGAGGCATCGGAGGCAGTGGGGGAGTTCTGCAGCGCAGAGGCTCAGCAAAAGAGAGAACCCGACTGCTGTCCTCCAACGGAACCCAGTCCCAGCCGTAG
- the si:ch211-255p10.4 gene encoding serine/threonine-protein kinase BRSK2 isoform X14, with product MASLQVGDSLLETSCGSPHYACPEVIRGEKYDGRRADVWSCGVILFALLVGALPFDHDNLRQLLEKVKSGVFHMPHFIPPDCQSLLKGMIEVNPEKRLTLEAIQKHAWYQGGRNEPCPEQPPPRRVCVRRILSLTELDPDVLDSMHSLGCFRDRVKLTRDLQCEEENQEKMIYYLLLDRKERYPSYEDEDLPPRNDVGQSLGGRRDPLEAGSCFSQPHVSEKQVHHTGRLVQYSADPPRKRVDSPMLTRHGRCRPERKSLEVLSVTEQGSPTPPRRALDTAAHSQRSRSVSGASTGLSSSPLSSPRSYQSPVFTFSQSDVTSATATLLTKETKQGTITTPRSARAHDKPKAPPNPKTQTLPSKGPADRPHLQPIKSLPLHNPSSRSPSPLLSPIPRFFFPSSSVLKSVTKSFYPNSAHSVPQVTPQGSPLPTPLGTPVHHPHHPSSTPPSSSSSSSSSRAEGGGGVGSLSLTPPSSPGGGSGMAASSSAHWRTRLNSFKNNLLGSPRFHRRKLQDLSPSVPTSEDMSSLTPESSPELAKKSWFGNFIGLEKEEQIFVVIRDKPLSSVKADIVHAFLSIPSLSHSVLSQTSFRAEYKSSGGPSVFQKPVKFQVDIAFSEGERERDRERTEREGRRETGIYSVTFTLISGPSRRFRRVVETIQAQLLSSHDQPMGQALSDPFPDEKNGRPHGTPTRQNSRRSEGGGDRCEWGDRTDGGGIGGSGGVLQRRGSAKERTRLLSSNGTQSQP from the exons ATGGCCTCCCTCCAGGTGGGAGACAGTCTGTTGGAGACCAGCTGTGG aTCACCACATTATGCGTGCCCTGAAGTTATACGG GGGGAGAAATATGATGGGCGGAGAGCCGATGTGTGGAGCTGTGGGGTCATCCTGTTTGCTCTACTGGTG GGCGCCCTGCCTTTTGATCATGACAACTTACGTCAGCTCCTAGAGAAGGTGAAGAGTGGGGTGTTCCACATGCCCCACTTCATCCCCCCGGACTGCCAGTCTCTGCTCAAGGGTATGATCGAGGTCAACCCTGAAAAAAGGCTCACG CTCGAGGCCATCCAGAAACACGCCTGGTATCA GGGTGGTCGAAACGAGCCGTGTCCTGAGCAGCCTCCTCCcaggcgagtgtgtgtgaggcgaATCTTGTCCCTGACTGAGCTGGACCCAGATGTGTTGGACAGCATGCACTCGCTGGGCTGTTTCCGGGACAGAGTCAAGCTCACACGTGACTTGCAATGTGAAGA AGAAAATCAGGAGAAGATGATCTATTACCTACTGCTGGACAGGAAAGAGCGTTACCCCAGCTATGAGGACGAGGACTTGCCTCCGCGCAATGACGTAGGTCAGTCTTTAGGGGGCAGGAGGGATCCACTGGAGGCAGGGAGCTGCTTTTCTCAGCCTCACGTCTCAGAGAAGCAAGTGCACCACACTGGGAGGCTGGTGCAATACTCCG CAGACCCTCCTCGAAAGCGGGTTGACTCTCCCATGCTGACGCGCCACGGCCGCTGTCGCCCCGAGAGGAAAAGTCTTGAAGTGCTGAGTGTTACAGAACAGGGGTCTCCCACCCCGCCTCGCAGGGCCCTGGATACAGCTGCACACAGTCAGAG GTCTCGCTCGGTGAGCGGAGCCTCCACTGGTCTCTCCTCCAGCCCCCTCAGCAGTCCCCGG TCCTATCAAAGCCCCGTCTTcactttcagccaatcagatgtcACCTCCGCCACCGCTACCCTCCTCACAAAGGAGACCAAACAGGGAACCATCACCACACCTCGCTCAGCACGGGCTCACGACAAGCCCAAAGCTCCCCCCAACCCAAAGACCCAGACCCTGCCCAGCAAGGGACCCGCCGACCGACCCCACCTGCAGCCCATCAAATCCCTGCCTCTGCACAACCCATCCTCCCGCTCCCCCTCTCCGCTTCTGTCACCCATCCCCCGTTTCTTCTTCCCctcgtcctctgtccttaaGTCAGTGACTAAGAGCTTCTACCCAAACTCTGCCCACTCTGTGCCGCAGGTTACCCCCCAAGGCTCTCCACTGCCCACACCCCTGGGCACCCCTGTCCACCACCCTcaccacccctcctccaccccgccctcctcctcctcatcctcgtcctctTCGCGGGCGGAGGGTGGGGGAGGTGTGGGCTCGCTCTCGCTGACCCCGCCCTCCAGTCCAGGAGGGGGAAGCGGCATGGCGGCAAGCAGCTCTGCTCACTGGAGGACTCGTCTCAATTCATTCAAGAACAACCTGCTGGGCTCGCCGCGTTTCCATCGCCGCAAGCTGCAAG ATTTGTCTCCATCAGTTCCTACATCAGAAGACATGTCCAGTCTAACACCAGAATCTAGCCCTGA GCTGGCTAAGAAGTCATGGTTTGGAAACTTCATCGGCTtagagaaagaggagcagatcTTCGTGGTCATCAGAGACAAACCTCTTAGTTCTGTCAAAGCCGACATTGTGCACGCCTTCCTGTCT ATCCCATCGCTCAGTCACAGCGTCCTTTCCCAGACCAGCTTCAGGGCCGAGTACAAGTCCTCCGGCGGCCCCTCCGTCTTCCAGAAGCCCGTCAAGTTCCAGGTGGACATTGCCTTCtcagagggcgagagagagcgGGACAGGGAGAGGACCGAGAGGGAGGgcaggagggagacaggaaTCTACAGCGTGACGTTCACTCTCATATCAG GTCCAAGTCGCAGGTTCAGACGAGTGGTGGAAACGATTCAAGCCCAGCTTCTCAGCTCCCATGATCAACCCATGGGGCAAGCCCTATCTG ATCCCTTCCCAGATGAGAAGAACGGCCGGCCCCACGGGACCCCCACCCGCCAAAACTCGAGACGCTCCGAGGGTGGGGGCGACAGGTGTGAGTGGGGAGACCGAACAGACGGAGGAGGCATCGGAGGCAGTGGGGGAGTTCTGCAGCGCAGAGGCTCAGCAAAAGAGAGAACCCGACTGCTGTCCTCCAACGGAACCCAGTCCCAGCCGTAG